From the Rhinolophus sinicus isolate RSC01 linkage group LG02, ASM3656204v1, whole genome shotgun sequence genome, one window contains:
- the LOC109439811 gene encoding platelet factor 4, whose product MSLRADPRASRSRPSPGLLLLGLLLLPAVVASVIADPEEGDGDLQCMCVKTTSQVHSKHIVSLEVIRAGLHCPISQLIATLKNGRKICLDPQVPTYKRIVRKLIESKLLAV is encoded by the exons ATGAGCCTCAGAGCAGACCCCCGCGCCTCCCGCTCCCGGCCCAGCCCCGGCCTGCTgctcctggggctgctgctgctgccagctGTGGTCGCCAGCGTCATAG CTGATCCTGAAGAAGGAGATGGGGACCTGCAATGCATGTGTGTGAAGACCACCTCCCAAGTCCACTCCAAGCACATCGTGAGCCTGGAGGTGATCCGGGCGGGACTCCATTGCCCCATCTCCCAACTGAT AGCCACGCTGAAGAATGGGAGGAAAATTTGCCTGGACCCACAAGTCCCCACGTATAAGAGAATAGTCAGGAAACTTATAGAGAGTAAGCTACTAGCTGTCTAA
- the PPBP gene encoding platelet basic protein isoform X2 → MSLRASTTSSYTSSLHVLQVLLPLSLLLTTLVPSTIGKTESADHERYAELRCLCIQTVSGIHPSKIQNLEVIKAGPHCPKVQVIATLKNGKELCLNPEASRIKKIIQKFLEGDGSAS, encoded by the exons ATGAGCCTCAGAGCAAGTACCACCTCCTCCTATACCAGCTCACTTCATGTCTTACAGGTGCTGCTGCCACTGTCACTGCTCCTGACCACGCTGGTTCCCTCTACCATCGGAAAAA CTGAAAGTGCGGACCATGAGCGGTATGCTGAACTTCGCTGCCTGTGTATACAGACCGTCTCTGGCATTCATCCCAGTAAAATCCAAAATTTGGAGGTGATCAAGGCAGGACCTCATTGCCCCAAAGTCCAAGTGAT AGCCACGCTGAAGAATGGGAAGGAACTCTGCCTGAACCCAGAAGCTTCCAGAATCAAGAAAATAATCCAGAAATTTTTGGAAGGTGATGGATCAGCTTCTTAA
- the PPBP gene encoding platelet basic protein isoform X1 has translation MSLRASTTSSYTSSLHVLQVLLPLSLLLTTLVPSTIGKISILAESADHERYAELRCLCIQTVSGIHPSKIQNLEVIKAGPHCPKVQVIATLKNGKELCLNPEASRIKKIIQKFLEGDGSAS, from the exons ATGAGCCTCAGAGCAAGTACCACCTCCTCCTATACCAGCTCACTTCATGTCTTACAGGTGCTGCTGCCACTGTCACTGCTCCTGACCACGCTGGTTCCCTCTACCATCGGAAAAA TTTCTATCCTAGCTGAAAGTGCGGACCATGAGCGGTATGCTGAACTTCGCTGCCTGTGTATACAGACCGTCTCTGGCATTCATCCCAGTAAAATCCAAAATTTGGAGGTGATCAAGGCAGGACCTCATTGCCCCAAAGTCCAAGTGAT AGCCACGCTGAAGAATGGGAAGGAACTCTGCCTGAACCCAGAAGCTTCCAGAATCAAGAAAATAATCCAGAAATTTTTGGAAGGTGATGGATCAGCTTCTTAA
- the CXCL6 gene encoding C-X-C motif chemokine 6 has translation MQRTWGRHSTLELQIPAPPPSSSRRTLFAAMSLQPSRAALISSPSRSLCALLALLLLTPPGSLVSAAPKAVVLRELRCVCLTLTSSVYPKMISNLQVIPEGPHCPSVQVIVTLKNNEEVCLDPEGPLFKKIIRKFLNSGNKKN, from the exons ATGCAGAGGACTTGGGGAAGGCATAGTACTCTGGAGCTTCAAATCCCCGCGCCTCCTCCTTCATCCTCTCGCCGCACCCTCTTTGCCGCAATgagtctccagcccagccgcgcCGCCCTCATCTCCAGCCCTTCCAGGTCGCTGTGCGCTCTGCTCGCTCTGCTGCTACTGACGCCGCCGGGCTCCCTCGTCAGCG CTGCTCCTAAAGCGGTCGTACTGAGAGAGCTGCGTTGCGTGTGTTTAACCCTCACATCCTCGGTTTATCCCAAAATGATCAGTAATCTGCAGGTGATCCCCGAAGGACCGCATTGCCCCAGCGTACAAGTGAT AGTCACCTTGAAGAACAACGAGGAAGTCTGTTTGGACCCAGAAGGCCCTTTGTTCAAGAAAATCATCCGGAAATTTTTGAACAG tggaaacaagaaaaattaa